In Colletotrichum destructivum chromosome 8, complete sequence, the following proteins share a genomic window:
- a CDS encoding Putative aromatic prenyltransferase: protein MDVAVAVQPVSAIPAAAASASAAILNGSVSEAQVAANHDNDKDDDALYWFRTSGQDLARMMYEANYPVETSNRFLTFYRDVVCPLLGGRPQPDSLPTAVGWDGNPFEYSFEFKGSTKKAGVRFVLDLSEVRPANREYPLSLATVEKVLDVLSTKSPLYDDHWHRSLERWFVYSHKPSERQRELVAKVGYQTPTILGFDINPKITELAPALLPVMVKSYFPPCFVTEDRGFTRFRSLALGVRQLPDIGSHPNILLGLKMIEDFVADNPQYEGCGRGLSTDFVPAGQARLKVYLRYWGDSFDEIWDYYTLGGRIPIADLEDDKEKLRDLIQLSRGSEYPADKTRPETEAEKKRRAIFGTKPTSLYFSLTPEKPYPIPKLYFYPAFQAPNDEAIAQGIDTWLKRHNWYDGGKTLEEMVANVFDYRRLDEKPGIFTFLGVGRKETGDDSGLSLQVYVTPELYESPRY, encoded by the exons ATGGATGTGGCCGTCGCAGTTCAGCCCGTATCAGCAatcccagcagcagcagcatcagcatcagcagcaatCCTCAATGGCTCCGTCAGCGAGGCTCAGGTTGCCGCCAACCATGACaacgacaaggacgacgacgctctCTACTGGTTCCGCACCAGCGGCCAGGACCTCGCGCGCATGATGTACGAGGCTAACTACCCGGTCGAGACGTCGAACCGCTTCCTCACCTTTTACCGCGACGTCGTCTGCCCGctgctcggcggccggcCCCAGCCCGACTCGCTGCCGACGGCCGTGGGCTGGGACGGCAACCCGTTCGAGTACAGCTTCGAGTTCAAGGGGTCCaccaagaaggccggcgtccgcttcgtcctcgacctgAGCGAGGTCCGGCCCGCGAACCGGGAGTACCCGCTGAGCCTGGCGACGGTCGAGAAGGTTCTGGATGTGCTGTCGACCAAGAGCCCGCTGTACGACGACCACTGGCACCGCTCTCTCGAGCGGTGGTTCGTCTACTCGCACAAGCCGTCCGAGAGGCAGCGGGAGCTGGTGGCCAAGGTCGGCTACCAGACGCCCACCatcctcggcttcgacatcAACCCCAAGATCACCGAGCTCGCGCCCGCCCTGCTCCCCGTCATGGTCAAGAGCTACTTCCCGCCGTGCTTCGTGACCGAGGACCGCGGATTCACGCGGTTCCGatccctcgccctcggcgtgcGGCAGCTGCCGGACATTGGCTCGCACCCCAACATCCTGCTGGGCCTCAAGATGATTGAGGACTTTGTGGCCGACAACCCGCAGTACGAGGGTTGCGGCCGCGGCCTCTCGACCGACTTCGtgccggccggccaggcgCGTCTGAAAGTCTACCTGCGGTACTGGGGCGACTCGTTCGACGAGATCTGGGACTACTACACGCTGGGCGGGCGCATCCccatcgccgacctcgaagacgacaaggagaagctgcgCGACCTGATACAGCTGTCGCGCGGCTCCGAGTACCCGGCGGACAAGACCCGgcccgagacggaggccgagaagaagcggcGCGCCATCTTTGGCACCAAGCCGACGTCGCTCTACTTCTCCCTCACGCCCGAGAAGCCGTACCCGATCCCCAAGCTGTACTTCTACCCTGCATTCCAGGCGCCCAACGACGAGGCCATTGCTCAGGGTATTGACACCTGGCTCAAGAGGCACAACTGGTATGACGGCGGCAAAacgctggaggagatggtggccaatGTATT TGACTACCGGAGACTCGATGAGAAACCTGGCATCTTCACCTTCCTGGGTGTTGGACGGAAGGAGACCGGCGACGATAGCGGGTTGAGTCTCCAGGTCTACGTGACGCCCGAGTTGTACGAGAGCCCGCGGTACTGA
- a CDS encoding Putative O-methyltransferase domain, S-adenosyl-L-methionine-dependent methyltransferase superfamily, whose translation MPAQTITNGVNGVNGHGGASKHDAIIQTLNGINAESFENDGQRIEAVTAAYALVARLETPWDFVLRLVMGQPALGAALKVAMDLQLFHEWHTAGDGEKTLAEIQELVPKIETKLLSRILRHLAANHVLEEPSAGVFKPTALSVSFTKPVFGEWINHLYDATLPCFFKMPRHLAQTKYRNPVDPEDGIFQYAKDCRGLDMFHFYQQDENRAEGESFNHVMGGVMATQAGWLDIFPHDTLLATARPDGPVLVDVGGSIGHDMERFRAAHPHVAARLYVEDLPEVVKLSKCPDPVNKLGHDFFTPQPIKGARAYYMHGVLHDWSDEPARKILEMQRDALTPGYSSLLIHDHIAPETIAHPHTTAYDLTMMVMVAGEERTETHWRALLKSAGYRVVKIWSSPLAVQRIIEAELDV comes from the exons ATGCCGGCCCAGACCATCACcaacggcgtcaacggcgtcaacggccaCGGCGGGGCCTCGAAACACGACGCCATCATCCAGACGCTCAACGGCATCAATGCGGAATCGTTCGAGAACGATGGCCAGCGCATCGAAGCCGTCACAGCCGCGTACGCCCTGGTGGCGCGCCTCGAGACGCCGTGGGACTTTGTGTTGAGGCTTGTTATGGGCCAG CCCGCTCTTGGCGCCGCGCTCAAGGTCGCCATGGATCTGCAGCTCTTCCATGAGTGGCACAcggccggcgacggagagAAGACGTTGGCAGAGATCCAGGAGCTGGTGCCCAAAATCGAAACCAAGCTGCTTT CCCGGATCCTACGACACTTGGCGGCGAACCACGTCCTGGAGGAGCCGTCGGCGGGTGTCTTTAAGCCGACGGCGCTGTCCGTCTCTTTTACCAAGCCCGTGTTTGGCGAGTGGATCAACCATCT CTACGATGCCACGCTCCCCTGCTTCTTCAAGATGCCGCGCCACCTCGCCCAGACAAAGTACCGCAACCCCGTGGACCCCGAGGACGGCATCTTCCAGTACGCAAAGGACtgccgcggcctcgacatGTTCCACTTCTACCAGCAGGACGAGAaccgcgccgagggcgagtcCTTCAACCACGTCATGGGCGGCGTCATGGCCACCCAGGCCGGCTGGCTCGACATCTTCCCCCACGACACGCTGCTGGCCACGGCCCGGCCTGACGgccccgtcctcgtcgacgtcggcggcagcatcggcCACGACATGGAGCGCTTCCGCGCCGCCCACCCGCACGTCGCCGCCCGGTTGTACGTCGAGGACCTGCCCGAGGTCGTCAAGCTGTCCAAGTGCCCGGATCCCGTCAACAAGCTGGGCCATGACTTTTTCACGCCCCAGCCCATCAAGG GAGCCCGCGCCTACTACATGCACGGCGTCCTGCACGACTGGTCCGACGAGCCGGCGCGCAAGATCCTCGAGATGCAGCGCGACGCCCTGACGCCCGGCTATAGCAGCCTGCTGATCCACGACCACATCGCGCCCGAGACCATCGCGCACCCGCACACCACGGCCTACGACCTGACCATGATGGTCATggtggccggcgaggagcgcACCGAGACGCACTGGCGCGCCCTGCTGAAGTCGGCGGGCTACCGCGTCGTCAAGATCTGGtcgtcgccgctggccgTGCAGCgcatcatcgaggccgagctcgatgTCTAG